From Polaribacter butkevichii, a single genomic window includes:
- a CDS encoding lysophospholipid acyltransferase family protein, with the protein MKILSYILSPIFILVFFLSLLIFHPLQWLGLKLFGYKGHQFVVDYMNWFLSKTLLILGVVVKVDNQHKLPEDCSLIFVSNHQSMFDISPISWAFRKHQPKFVSKKELGKGIPSISFNLKHGGAALIDRKDSKQAISALMEFAKRIKNNKWGAVIFPEGTRSRDGKPKKFAINGLKVITKFNKEGYIVPITINNSWKIFKYGKFPLGLGSPITFTVHQPLKINSLPFNELLEKTESVIKDHIK; encoded by the coding sequence ATGAAAATTTTAAGCTACATATTATCACCAATTTTTATATTGGTGTTTTTTTTATCACTACTTATATTTCATCCATTACAATGGTTGGGGTTAAAATTATTTGGTTATAAAGGGCATCAGTTTGTAGTAGATTATATGAACTGGTTTTTATCTAAAACATTATTAATTTTAGGCGTAGTTGTTAAGGTAGATAATCAACACAAACTACCAGAAGATTGCTCACTAATCTTTGTTTCTAACCATCAAAGTATGTTTGATATTTCACCAATTAGTTGGGCATTTAGAAAACATCAACCAAAATTTGTCTCTAAAAAAGAACTCGGTAAAGGCATACCTAGTATCTCTTTTAACCTAAAACATGGTGGTGCAGCATTAATCGATAGAAAAGATTCAAAACAAGCCATTTCAGCCTTAATGGAGTTTGCAAAAAGAATTAAAAACAATAAATGGGGAGCCGTAATTTTTCCGGAAGGAACAAGAAGTAGAGATGGTAAGCCTAAGAAATTTGCCATAAATGGCTTAAAAGTCATCACTAAATTTAATAAAGAAGGTTATATTGTGCCAATAACAATAAATAATTCTTGGAAAATTTTTAAATACGGAAAATTTCCATTAGGTTTAGGTAGCCCAATTACATTTACTGTTCATCAACCATTAAAAATAAATTCATTACCTTTTAATGAATTATTAGAAAAAACCGAATCAGTCATTAAAGACCACATAAAATAA
- a CDS encoding acyl-ACP desaturase has translation MSIHNVRKEVMLTLEKSMHTFVDKYLIPAEKIWQPTDFLPNSQKDSFISEVEEIRELSKELHDDFWIVLVGDTITEEALPTYESWLLDLDGVSQDPDNSWAKWVRTWTAEENRHGDVLNKYLYLSGRVNMREVEISTQHLIADGFDIGTSTDPYKNFVYTSFQELATYVSHNNVAKIARKKGHKALAKMSRIIAGDEMRHHQAYTEFVKEIFKIDPSEMMLAFQHMMKHKIVMPAMHLRESFEAKGSLFDDFSIVAQRVGVYTGFDYVDILRKLNEAWEIDKITNLTPEAEKARDYLMKLPDRMYRITERIVVPQTDFKFKWMMNPS, from the coding sequence ATGTCTATACACAACGTAAGAAAAGAAGTGATGCTAACCTTAGAAAAAAGCATGCATACCTTTGTAGATAAATATTTAATCCCTGCAGAAAAAATCTGGCAGCCAACAGACTTTTTGCCAAATTCTCAGAAAGACTCTTTTATATCAGAAGTAGAAGAAATTAGAGAATTATCTAAAGAATTGCACGACGATTTTTGGATTGTTTTAGTAGGAGACACCATTACAGAAGAAGCATTACCAACCTACGAATCTTGGTTATTAGATTTAGACGGAGTTTCTCAAGATCCAGACAATAGTTGGGCAAAATGGGTAAGAACTTGGACCGCAGAAGAAAACAGACATGGAGATGTTTTAAACAAATACTTGTACTTATCTGGTCGTGTAAATATGCGTGAAGTAGAAATTTCTACACAACATTTAATTGCAGATGGTTTTGATATTGGTACTTCTACAGATCCATATAAAAACTTTGTGTACACAAGTTTTCAAGAATTAGCAACCTATGTTTCTCACAACAACGTAGCTAAAATTGCACGTAAAAAAGGGCACAAAGCTTTGGCAAAAATGTCTAGAATTATTGCAGGAGACGAAATGCGTCATCACCAAGCATATACAGAATTCGTAAAAGAAATCTTTAAAATTGATCCTAGTGAAATGATGTTGGCTTTTCAGCACATGATGAAACATAAGATTGTAATGCCTGCAATGCATTTAAGAGAATCTTTTGAAGCAAAAGGAAGTTTGTTCGATGATTTTTCTATTGTAGCACAAAGAGTTGGTGTTTACACCGGTTTCGATTATGTAGATATTTTAAGAAAATTAAATGAAGCTTGGGAAATCGATAAAATTACAAATCTTACGCCAGAAGCAGAAAAGGCAAGAGA